TGTGACGTCGGTGGCCTGCGCCCAGGCGCTGCTGGGCAGCAGCGCCCACACCCCAAGGTAGCTGGCCCAACGACGCAACAGGCTCGTCGCCGCTCTCATGGTCGCCCTGCCCCTCTCTTCGCCCGAGACCAGAGCCCCACCGGTCCCGGACATGACCTTCAGGCCGGCAACCGGCAGTCCATACGCCCGCGGCTTCCTTGCGGAGCATCTGGTCTCCCGGATCGCAGGAGACGGCAAGCCTTGTCGAGGGTCGGCTTCGCAATCGATCTGGGGCATGGCCTGCCTCCGGCCGCCACATCGCTCAAGCCCTGACCTGCGCAAGTCAGCCGCGTCCGTCTCGACAAGCGCACCGCCAGATGCCGCGCGCTCACGGGTGTGACGGATTATCCGATGCCGGAGAAAGTCGAACACGACATCCGAGAAGCGCAGCGCGCGGGGAACGACCGCGCCCGGGGCCGCTTCGCAAAGGGGCAGCGTGGCCCCGCCGCGGAAGCGGCATCGAGCACACTTCCGGTATGCCGTTGTCGGATTTGCAGAAATGCGCCGGTGGCGCTCCCAAGGGGAATCGAACCCCTGTTTTCGCCGTGAGAGGGCGACGTCCTAGACCGCTAGACGATGGGAGCTTTCCGGCGGCGCGGGGGTGCTATAGCCACGACCCGCCGAGGGAGCAAGAGCCTTCCTCAGGAAATCCGCGTCGGCGGATCGAATCGGGTGCGGACGGATCGTGGTGGACAACGTCGCCGAAGAACGGGTCGGTCTGGTTGCGGAGGGCGGTGTACGGCTCGACCGGGCATTGGTGGCCCTGTTCCCGGACCTGTCGCGGGCCCGGTTGCAGGACCTCATCCGGGAGGGTCAGGTGCGCCGGGATGGCACCCCGGTGCGCGATCCCGCCGCGAAGGTCGGTGCCGGCGCGCAGCTCGCCCTGACGGTGCCGCAGCCCAAGGCCGCCGAGCCGGAGGCCGAGGCCGTCGACCTGCCGATCGTGTACGAGGACGACGACCTGATCGTGATCGACAAGCCAGCCGGGCTCGTCGTTCATCCGGCGCCCGGTCACGAGAGCGGAACACTGGTCAACGCCCTGATCGCCCATTGCGGCGCGAGCCTCTCGGGGATCGGCGGCGTGCGCCGGCCCGGCATCGTCCATCGGCTCGACAAGGATACAAGCGGTCTGATCGTGGTCGCGAAGAACGATGCCGCCCACCAGGGGCTGACCAGCCAATTTGCCGATCATGGCCGGACCGGACCGCTGGAACGGGCCTACGCGGCCGTGGTCTGGGGGCTGCCGCAGCCGCGCACCGGCACCATCCGGGCGAGTCTGGCGCGCTCCCGCTACCATCGCGAGAAGATCGCGGTCGTCTCCGATGAGGCCGGCCGCCACGCGGTGACGCATTACGCGGTGGCCGAAGCCTACGCGGAGGCCGCCCTGGTTCGCTGCCAGCTCGAGACCGGGCGGACGCATCAGATCCGCGTGCACCTCGCCCATCGCGGCCACCCGCTCCTCGGGGACGGTGTCTACGGCGGCGCCTTCCGCACGAAGGCCGCGCGTCTGCGGCCGGACGCGCGCGACGCGCTTGCGGCCCTGGGCCGGCAGGCACTTCACGCGGAGCTGCTCGGGTTCAGCCATCCGCGCACGGGTCAGACCCTCCGCTTCGAGAGCCGGCTGCCGCCGGATCTCGCCGCGCTCGTGACGGCGCTGCGGGCGGAATCCGAGGGTCCCGCGCGTCTGTAACCGGAGCCGAGCAACGTGCGAAAGGTCACCCCGTACCGCGTCACTTCGTGACATGGTACGACCTATTCGGCCGATGGCGCGTTGATGACGACGTGAGTGTCTTCAACCGCGACCGGCTCCCCGGCAGCCCGTATGAGATGGGTGGCCGGCAGGGTCGGCTCAAGAGCGGCCCGAGTGGACGGCACTGTTGCCCGTCGCGTCCGCCCTCAAGGGGGACATAGGTTCAGGAGAATGCCATGGCCGGTACGCTACCCGTGCTCGCCAACGAAGGTGGCCTGTCGCGCTACCTCGATGAGATCCGCAAGTTCCCGATGCTGGAGCCGACGGAGGAGTTCACGCTGGCGAAGAGCTGGCGCGATGCCGGCGACCGTGAGGCTGCGCACAGGCTCGTGACCTCGCATCTGCGTCTCGTCGCGAAGATCGCCATGGGCTATCGCGGCTACGGGCTGCCGATCGGCGAGGTGGTGTCCGAGGGGAATGTCGGCCTCATGCAGGCCGTCAAGCGCTTCGACCCCGACAAGGGCTTCCGTCTGGCCACCTACGCCATGTGGTGGATCAAGGCGGCGATCCAGGAATACATCCTTCGGTCCTGGTCGCTCGTGAAGATGGGCACCACGGCGAACCAGAAGAAGCTGTTCTTCAACCTGCGCAAGGCGAAGGGCAAGATTTCGGCGCTGGACGAGGGCGACCTCAAGCCCGACCAAGTGAAGCAGATCGCCACCCGCCTCGGCGTGCCCGAGCAGGACGTGATCGACATGAACCGGCGCCTGTCCGGTGACACGTCGCTCAACGCACCCCTGCGCGAGGAGGGCGAGGGCGAGTGGCAGGACTGGCTCGCCGACAACGCGCCCAGCCAGGAGACTGTCCTGGCTCGTGAGCAGGAGGGGCAGAACCGCCTCTCGGCTCTGCGCGATGCGCTCGGCGTCCTTAACCCGCGCGAGCGCCGCATCTTCGAGGCCCGGCGTCTCGCCGAGGACCCGATCACCCTGGAGGATCTCTCGGGCGAGTTCGGCGTGTCGCGCGAGCGGGTCCGGCAGATCGAGGTGCGCGCCTTCGAGAAGGTTCAGGAGGCGGTCAAGCGCAACATCGCCAGCCGCGAA
This window of the Methylobacterium tardum genome carries:
- a CDS encoding RluA family pseudouridine synthase, whose product is MVDNVAEERVGLVAEGGVRLDRALVALFPDLSRARLQDLIREGQVRRDGTPVRDPAAKVGAGAQLALTVPQPKAAEPEAEAVDLPIVYEDDDLIVIDKPAGLVVHPAPGHESGTLVNALIAHCGASLSGIGGVRRPGIVHRLDKDTSGLIVVAKNDAAHQGLTSQFADHGRTGPLERAYAAVVWGLPQPRTGTIRASLARSRYHREKIAVVSDEAGRHAVTHYAVAEAYAEAALVRCQLETGRTHQIRVHLAHRGHPLLGDGVYGGAFRTKAARLRPDARDALAALGRQALHAELLGFSHPRTGQTLRFESRLPPDLAALVTALRAESEGPARL
- the rpoH gene encoding RNA polymerase sigma factor RpoH; translation: MAGTLPVLANEGGLSRYLDEIRKFPMLEPTEEFTLAKSWRDAGDREAAHRLVTSHLRLVAKIAMGYRGYGLPIGEVVSEGNVGLMQAVKRFDPDKGFRLATYAMWWIKAAIQEYILRSWSLVKMGTTANQKKLFFNLRKAKGKISALDEGDLKPDQVKQIATRLGVPEQDVIDMNRRLSGDTSLNAPLREEGEGEWQDWLADNAPSQETVLAREQEGQNRLSALRDALGVLNPRERRIFEARRLAEDPITLEDLSGEFGVSRERVRQIEVRAFEKVQEAVKRNIASREAPRAGIEAH